One genomic segment of Ananas comosus cultivar F153 unplaced genomic scaffold, ASM154086v1, whole genome shotgun sequence includes these proteins:
- the LOC109705279 gene encoding 3-ketoacyl-CoA synthase 6-like, which produces MSTSPNPSLELSGSLDLLKHVKLNYHSIFNRFLFFLLLMFMASRLSCNNFLRISVVFLYIATLYVKTRPRAVYLIDFACYKPPFWCRVPNASFLEHSREIIGEDRANFMMRVLERSGLGEETALPPLAHYIPPEASLGGSRDESELIIFTAVDDLFQKTGVDPKDINVVVVNCNSFAPMPSLASMIVNRYKLRADVRSFNLSGMGCSASPISIGLARDILRVQPDSTVLV; this is translated from the coding sequence ATGTCGACGAGCCCAAACCCTTCCCTAGAGCTCTCGGGCTCACTCGACCTGCTCAAACACGTCAAGCTCAACTACCACTCCATATTCAACcgcttcctcttctttctcctcctcatGTTCATGGCCTCGCGCCTCTCCTGCAACAATTTTCTACGTATTTCCGTAGTTTTTTTATACATCGCAACACTTTACGTAAAAACGCGGCCTCGCGCCGTATACCTTATCGACTTCGCCTGCTATAAGCCGCCGTTCTGGTGCCGGGTACCGAACGCGTCGTTTCTGGAGCATTCTCGGGAGATCATCGGCGAGGACCGCGCCAATTTCATGATGAGGGTTTTGGAACGCTCCGGGCTCGGCGAGGAGACCGCGTTGCCTCCGCTGGCACATTACATCCCCCCCGAGGCATCGTTGGGCGGATCGCGCGACGAGTCGGAGCTCATTATATTCACGGCCGTCGACGATCTGTTTCAGAAGACGGGGGTCGACCCTAAGGACATCAACGTCGTCGTCGTCAACTGCAATAGCTTCGCGCCGATGCCGTCGCTCGCGTCGATGATCGTGAACCGGTACAAGCTCCGGGCCGACGTCCGGAGCTTCAATTTGTCCGGCATGGGGTGCTCGGCGAGCCCGATATCGATCGGGCTCGCGAGGGACATCCTCCGAGTGCAGCCTGACTCGACTGTTCTGGTGTAA